Proteins encoded by one window of Streptomyces clavuligerus:
- a CDS encoding peptidoglycan DD-metalloendopeptidase family protein, which produces MPQGKHRRTRNRSITRGLLAAGTGGAALALPLIGASGAHAASASAAAPSAAVAPATAERSAAAPAGAARDGAPEAAVHRVVAGDHLARIAEERQIPGGWQRLYADNREAVGGDPALIHPGLELTLAAGADGRDRDRGDDRPAARAAAAAGGQGPAAAPAPAVPTAPAVAAVPQAEEPAAPASGGWTTPLASGGVTTPYRATGSLWSSGYHTGVDFSAATGTPVRSVGPGTVVSAGWNGAYGNEIVVRHADGTYSQYAHLSAVSVAAGQGVTGGQEIGLVGSTGNSSGPHLHLEIRTGTGYGSDIDPVAHLRQYGVTL; this is translated from the coding sequence ATGCCCCAGGGCAAGCACCGACGTACCCGGAACCGCTCGATCACCCGTGGGCTCCTCGCCGCGGGGACCGGAGGGGCGGCCCTCGCGCTGCCGCTGATCGGCGCCTCCGGCGCCCATGCCGCCTCCGCCTCCGCCGCGGCCCCCTCGGCCGCCGTGGCCCCGGCCACCGCCGAGCGGAGCGCCGCCGCGCCCGCCGGTGCGGCGCGGGACGGCGCTCCGGAGGCGGCCGTCCACCGTGTCGTCGCCGGGGACCATCTGGCCCGGATCGCCGAGGAGCGGCAGATCCCCGGCGGCTGGCAGCGGCTCTACGCCGACAACCGGGAGGCCGTGGGCGGCGACCCCGCGCTGATCCACCCCGGGCTCGAACTGACCCTGGCGGCGGGCGCGGACGGCCGCGACCGCGACCGGGGTGACGACCGTCCGGCCGCCCGCGCCGCCGCCGCTGCGGGCGGCCAGGGCCCGGCCGCAGCCCCGGCTCCCGCCGTGCCGACCGCTCCCGCCGTGGCGGCCGTCCCGCAGGCCGAGGAGCCCGCCGCCCCCGCCTCCGGCGGGTGGACCACCCCGCTCGCCTCCGGCGGCGTCACCACCCCCTACCGCGCCACCGGCTCCCTGTGGTCCAGCGGCTACCACACCGGCGTCGACTTCTCCGCCGCCACCGGCACCCCGGTCCGCTCGGTGGGCCCGGGCACCGTCGTCTCCGCGGGCTGGAACGGCGCGTACGGCAACGAGATCGTCGTCCGGCACGCCGACGGCACCTACTCCCAGTACGCCCATCTCTCCGCCGTCTCCGTCGCCGCGGGCCAGGGCGTGACCGGTGGCCAGGAGATCGGTCTCGTCGGCTCCACCGGCAACTCCAGCGGACCCCATCTGCACCTGGAGATCCGCACCGGCACCGGCTACGGCTCGGACATCGACCCCGTCGCCCATCTGCGCCAGTACGGCGTCACCCTCTGA
- a CDS encoding alpha-galactosidase, with protein MIETVGQGRTWVLSGPSGSYALHLTDRDELLHLHWGPRITGADAEELAVGALPPYWPFESPLDGHEEYPVEGGPRFVRPALSVRTPEARGTEWRFTGASVSGPGGPGRPGGPGDGEELRLGFHDPVHGLGLVLHYRLREGFDVVERHVTLTHEGDGPALELLRADSAAWTLPGRDSWRLSKLHGRWAAESRLERTPLAHGEQIIGSRRGHTGHQHLPWVALDAEGATEESGEVYGCALGWSGSWRIAVQRLPDGQVQITGGAGHDGSGLLRLAPGESWTSPVFAGLWSPDGFGGASRTWHAWQLAHVVPGAAGERPVLYNSWEATGFDISADQQLALARRAAGLGVELFVVDDAWFGARTSDRAGLGDWTPNPERFPGGLAPLADAVHALGMGFGIWVEPEMVNQDSDLYRAHPDWVQHHPGRTRTELRHQLVLNAARPDVREHLWRQLDRLLGSARIDYVKWDFNRCFTDPGWPGDPYPQRLWVEHVEGLYGLLDRLRAAYPAVAFESCSGGGGRIDLGVLSRTDQVWTSDNTDPLDRLAIQHGFTQIHPARVMAAWVTDSPNTQLNGRRSSLRFRFVSAMAGVLGIGGQLTGWSEAELAEARDWVALYKRIRPLVQHGELYRLRPPGGGLSAVQYLRGGESVVLAWLQAQHYGERPPRLRLRGLDPAAVYVRPETGETHRGAVLLHHGLHTGLSGDLDAEVIRLQRQPSP; from the coding sequence ATGATCGAGACCGTCGGACAGGGGCGTACGTGGGTCCTCTCCGGCCCCTCGGGCAGCTACGCGCTCCACCTCACGGACCGCGACGAGCTGCTGCACCTCCACTGGGGGCCCCGGATCACGGGCGCGGACGCCGAGGAGCTGGCCGTCGGCGCGCTGCCGCCCTACTGGCCCTTCGAATCCCCGCTGGACGGCCATGAGGAGTACCCCGTCGAGGGCGGCCCGCGCTTCGTCCGGCCCGCGCTCTCGGTCCGCACCCCCGAGGCCCGCGGCACCGAGTGGCGCTTCACGGGCGCGTCCGTCAGCGGGCCCGGCGGCCCCGGTCGCCCCGGCGGGCCCGGGGACGGCGAGGAGCTGCGCCTCGGCTTCCACGACCCCGTCCACGGCCTCGGCCTCGTCCTCCACTACCGGCTGCGCGAGGGCTTCGACGTCGTCGAACGCCACGTCACCCTGACGCACGAGGGGGACGGGCCCGCGCTGGAGCTGCTGCGGGCCGACTCCGCCGCCTGGACCCTGCCGGGACGCGACTCCTGGCGGCTGAGCAAGCTGCACGGGCGGTGGGCGGCCGAGTCCCGGCTCGAACGCACCCCGCTGGCCCACGGCGAGCAGATCATCGGCAGCCGCCGGGGCCACACCGGCCATCAGCATCTGCCCTGGGTCGCCCTGGACGCCGAGGGGGCCACCGAGGAGAGCGGCGAGGTGTACGGCTGCGCGCTGGGCTGGTCCGGCTCCTGGCGCATCGCCGTCCAGCGGCTGCCCGACGGACAGGTGCAGATCACCGGGGGCGCCGGGCACGACGGGTCGGGGCTGCTCCGGCTCGCCCCCGGGGAGTCCTGGACCTCACCCGTCTTCGCCGGGCTCTGGAGCCCGGACGGCTTCGGCGGCGCCAGCAGGACCTGGCACGCCTGGCAGCTCGCCCATGTCGTCCCGGGCGCCGCGGGGGAGCGGCCCGTCCTCTACAACTCCTGGGAGGCCACCGGCTTCGACATCTCCGCGGACCAGCAGCTTGCGCTGGCCCGCCGGGCCGCCGGTCTCGGGGTGGAGCTGTTCGTCGTCGACGACGCCTGGTTCGGCGCGCGCACCAGCGACCGCGCCGGGCTCGGCGACTGGACCCCCAACCCGGAGCGGTTCCCCGGCGGGCTCGCACCGCTCGCCGACGCGGTGCACGCGCTCGGGATGGGCTTCGGCATCTGGGTCGAACCGGAGATGGTCAACCAGGACAGCGACCTCTACCGCGCCCACCCCGACTGGGTCCAGCACCACCCCGGCCGCACCCGGACCGAGCTGCGCCATCAGCTCGTCCTGAACGCGGCCCGCCCCGATGTCCGCGAACATCTGTGGCGGCAGCTCGACCGGCTGCTCGGCAGCGCCCGGATCGACTATGTGAAATGGGACTTCAACCGCTGCTTCACGGACCCGGGCTGGCCCGGCGACCCCTATCCGCAGCGGCTGTGGGTCGAGCATGTCGAGGGCCTGTACGGGCTGCTCGACCGGTTGCGGGCGGCGTATCCGGCGGTGGCGTTCGAGTCCTGCTCCGGCGGCGGCGGCCGGATCGACCTGGGCGTCCTCTCCCGTACGGACCAGGTGTGGACCTCCGACAACACCGACCCGCTGGACCGGCTGGCCATCCAGCACGGCTTCACCCAGATCCATCCGGCGCGGGTGATGGCGGCCTGGGTCACCGACAGCCCCAACACCCAGCTCAACGGGCGGCGCAGCTCGCTCCGCTTCCGTTTCGTCAGCGCCATGGCCGGGGTGCTCGGCATCGGGGGGCAGCTCACCGGGTGGAGCGAGGCGGAGCTGGCCGAGGCACGCGACTGGGTGGCGCTGTACAAACGCATCCGCCCGCTGGTGCAGCACGGCGAGCTGTACCGGCTGCGGCCCCCCGGGGGCGGGCTGAGCGCGGTGCAGTATCTGCGGGGCGGGGAGAGTGTGGTGCTCGCCTGGCTCCAGGCCCAGCACTACGGGGAGCGTCCGCCCCGGCTGCGGCTGCGCGGTCTCGATCCGGCGGCCGTCTATGTCCGTCCGGAGACGGGGGAGACCCATCGGGGCGCGGTCCTGCTCCACCACGGGCTGCACACCGGTCTCAGCGGGGATCTGGACGCCGAGGTGATCCGGCTTCAGCGTCAGCCATCACCGTGA
- a CDS encoding tyrosine-protein phosphatase, protein MTQQLPRVPSTEPELTGVRNFRDVGGLPTTDGRRVRHGRLFRSGHLAHATEADAAFLDTLGLHTVFDFRNAADVRLEGPDVELPGVRLVSMPLSDPAAGAEFWRMVREGDLDQLRSILAEGRGAARMTDSYRSMVLERTGEHGRLLRALAEDSVPALMHCAAGKDRAGLSIAVTLLAVGVEREAVEADYLVSNDPHRRYRVRRRDDSPAAMAPEVMELLAPLFDARLEYLRAAFETMERTWGSVEGYLGRGLGLAPATRERLRERLLDKE, encoded by the coding sequence GTGACGCAGCAGCTGCCGCGGGTCCCGTCGACCGAGCCCGAGCTGACCGGGGTGCGCAACTTCCGCGACGTGGGCGGACTGCCGACCACGGACGGCCGCCGGGTGCGGCACGGACGCCTCTTCCGCAGTGGCCATCTGGCCCACGCGACCGAGGCCGACGCCGCCTTCCTGGACACACTGGGGCTGCACACCGTCTTCGACTTCCGCAACGCCGCCGACGTCCGCCTGGAGGGCCCGGACGTGGAGCTGCCCGGGGTGCGGCTGGTGAGCATGCCGCTGAGCGACCCGGCGGCCGGGGCGGAGTTCTGGCGGATGGTCCGCGAGGGCGATCTGGACCAGCTCCGCTCGATCCTGGCCGAGGGCAGGGGTGCCGCGCGGATGACCGATTCCTATCGGTCGATGGTCCTGGAGCGGACCGGCGAGCACGGCCGTCTGCTGCGTGCCCTCGCGGAGGACAGCGTGCCCGCGCTGATGCACTGCGCCGCGGGCAAGGACCGGGCGGGGCTCTCCATAGCGGTGACGCTGCTCGCGGTGGGGGTGGAGCGGGAGGCGGTCGAGGCCGACTATCTGGTGTCGAACGATCCGCACCGCCGCTACCGGGTGCGCCGCCGCGACGACTCCCCGGCCGCGATGGCACCGGAGGTGATGGAGCTGCTCGCGCCGCTCTTCGACGCGCGGCTGGAGTATCTGCGGGCCGCCTTCGAGACCATGGAGCGGACCTGGGGAAGCGTCGAGGGCTATCTCGGCCGGGGGCTGGGGCTCGCCCCGGCGACGCGTGAACGCCTGCGGGAGCGGCTGCTCGACAAGGAGTGA
- a CDS encoding DUF6126 family protein codes for MSEISDNSAGSAPSAAAPLPGRTQGKQEGKFPRGLVIRLFAYLIAGHVFAFFLYLLFEVGAK; via the coding sequence ATGTCCGAGATATCTGACAACTCCGCAGGCTCCGCCCCCTCCGCCGCGGCACCGCTGCCCGGGAGGACCCAGGGCAAGCAGGAGGGGAAGTTCCCCCGGGGGCTCGTGATCCGGCTCTTCGCCTATCTGATCGCGGGCCATGTCTTCGCCTTCTTCCTCTATCTGCTCTTCGAGGTCGGCGCGAAGTGA
- a CDS encoding helix-turn-helix domain-containing protein, translated as MQTPPGGHPPDLRTPAGQLPAELPDVAPRLRDLRRLRGLTLEAAAQRAGLSPAHLSRLETGRRQPSLPMLLSLARIYGTTIAELLGESAPQSDPVVRAGRREPAAADGWTYHQAGVPGRAMQPLRLLVPYGAQGDLVRVHPGEEWMYVLDGRLRLTLGEAVHELGPGDSAHFDSLTPHRLAAAGREGAELLFVHTLLQSPDLHPHP; from the coding sequence ATGCAGACCCCTCCCGGGGGCCACCCCCCGGACCTCCGAACCCCCGCGGGGCAGCTCCCGGCCGAGCTGCCCGACGTGGCGCCCCGGCTGCGCGACCTGCGCCGCCTCCGGGGGCTCACCCTGGAGGCCGCGGCCCAGCGGGCAGGGCTCTCACCCGCCCACCTCTCCCGGCTGGAGACCGGCCGACGGCAGCCCTCGCTGCCGATGCTGCTCTCCCTCGCCCGTATCTACGGTACGACGATCGCCGAGCTGCTGGGCGAGTCGGCCCCGCAGAGCGACCCGGTCGTCCGGGCGGGGCGGCGCGAGCCCGCGGCGGCCGACGGCTGGACCTACCACCAGGCGGGCGTCCCCGGCCGCGCCATGCAGCCACTGCGGCTGCTCGTGCCGTACGGGGCCCAGGGCGATCTGGTCCGCGTCCACCCGGGCGAGGAGTGGATGTACGTCCTCGACGGGCGGCTGCGCCTCACCCTCGGGGAGGCCGTGCACGAGCTGGGCCCCGGGGACAGCGCGCACTTCGACTCGCTGACCCCGCACCGGCTGGCGGCGGCCGGACGGGAGGGCGCCGAGCTGCTGTTCGTCCACACCCTGTTGCAGAGCCCCGACCTCCATCCGCACCCCTGA
- a CDS encoding aspartate aminotransferase family protein translates to MSAPAGAGTAPPPGFDLRALLAARGGERHELHSRHLNPQLPRMLRTIGFDRVYERAEGAYLWDADGLDYLDMLAGFGVMGLGRHHPVVRRALHDVLDASLADLTRFDCPPLPGLLAERLLVHSPHLDRVFFGNSGTEAVETALKFARCATGRPRVLYCEHAFHGLTCGSLSVNGEDCFRDGFGPLLPDTAVPLGDLAALERELARGDVAALVVEPIQGKGVHEAPPGFLRAAQEALRRHGALLVADEVQTGLGRTGDFYAYQHEPGVEPDLICVAKALSGGSVPVGATLGRDRIFRAVYSSMDRVLVHSASFGGNAQAMAAGLAVLSVIEDERLTERARTTGGLLRERLAALVDRYEFLHAVRGRGLMIGIEFGRPRSLGLRARWSMLQAARPGLFAQMVVAPLLHRHRILTQVSGDRLEVIKLIPPLTIGEREVDRFVTAFTAVMDDAHGGGGLIWEFGRTLAGQALAQPRRPR, encoded by the coding sequence GTGTCCGCGCCCGCCGGGGCCGGGACGGCGCCGCCGCCCGGCTTCGATCTGCGGGCGCTGCTCGCCGCCCGCGGGGGCGAGCGCCACGAGCTGCACAGCCGCCACCTCAACCCCCAACTGCCGAGGATGCTGCGGACCATCGGCTTCGACCGCGTCTACGAACGCGCCGAGGGCGCCTACCTCTGGGACGCGGACGGCCTCGACTACCTCGACATGCTCGCGGGCTTCGGCGTGATGGGCCTCGGCCGCCACCACCCCGTGGTCCGCCGGGCCCTCCACGACGTCCTCGACGCCTCTCTCGCCGACCTCACCCGCTTCGACTGCCCGCCGCTGCCCGGACTGCTCGCCGAGCGGCTGCTCGTCCACAGCCCCCATCTGGACCGGGTCTTCTTCGGCAACAGCGGCACGGAGGCCGTCGAGACCGCGCTCAAGTTCGCCCGCTGCGCCACGGGCCGCCCCCGAGTCCTCTACTGCGAGCACGCCTTCCACGGACTGACCTGCGGCTCCCTCTCGGTGAACGGGGAGGACTGCTTCCGCGACGGCTTCGGGCCGCTGCTCCCCGACACCGCCGTCCCGCTGGGCGACCTCGCCGCGCTGGAACGGGAGCTGGCGCGCGGCGACGTGGCCGCGCTGGTGGTGGAGCCCATCCAGGGCAAGGGGGTCCACGAGGCCCCGCCCGGCTTTCTGCGCGCCGCCCAGGAGGCGCTGCGCCGCCACGGGGCCCTGCTCGTCGCCGACGAGGTGCAGACCGGTCTGGGCCGCACGGGGGACTTCTACGCGTACCAGCACGAGCCCGGTGTCGAGCCCGATCTGATCTGTGTGGCGAAGGCGCTCTCGGGCGGCTCGGTCCCGGTCGGGGCCACCCTCGGCCGGGACCGGATCTTCCGCGCCGTCTACTCCTCGATGGACCGGGTACTGGTCCACTCGGCCAGCTTCGGCGGCAACGCCCAGGCCATGGCCGCCGGACTCGCGGTCCTCTCGGTCATCGAGGACGAGCGGCTGACCGAGCGCGCCAGGACCACCGGCGGGCTGCTGCGGGAGCGGCTGGCCGCGCTGGTGGACCGGTACGAGTTCCTGCACGCGGTGCGCGGCCGGGGGCTGATGATCGGGATCGAGTTCGGCCGCCCCCGCTCCTTGGGGCTGCGGGCCCGCTGGAGCATGCTCCAGGCGGCCAGGCCCGGGCTCTTCGCCCAGATGGTGGTGGCCCCGCTGCTGCACCGGCACCGGATTCTCACCCAGGTCTCCGGCGATCGGCTGGAGGTGATCAAGCTGATCCCGCCCCTGACGATCGGCGAGCGGGAGGTGGACCGCTTTGTGACGGCCTTCACAGCGGTGATGGACGACGCCCACGGCGGGGGCGGACTGATCTGGGAGTTCGGCCGGACCCTGGCCGGGCAGGCCCTGGCACAGCCGCGCCGACCGCGCTGA
- the hpnH gene encoding adenosyl-hopene transferase HpnH, translating into MAMPLRQTIRIGTYLFRQKLRKREKFPLIVELEPLYACNLACEGCGKIQHPAGVLKQRMPVAQAVGAVLESGAPMVSIAGGEPLMHPQIDEIVRELVARRKYVFLCTNALLLRKKLDKFTPSRYFAFAVHIDGLRERHDASVAKEGVFDEAVAAIKEAQARGFRTTTNSTFFNTDTPQTVVEVLDYLNDELRVDQMMISPAYAYEKAPDQEHFLGVEQTRELFRRAFANGNRRRWRLNHSPLFLDFLEGRADFPCTAWAIPNYSLFGWQRPCYLMSDGYVPTYRQLVEETDWEKYGRGRDPRCANCMAHCGYEPTAVLATMGSLRESLRAARETVSGNRG; encoded by the coding sequence ATGGCCATGCCGCTCCGCCAGACCATCCGGATCGGGACATATCTCTTCCGTCAGAAGCTGCGCAAGCGGGAGAAGTTTCCGCTGATCGTCGAATTGGAGCCGCTGTACGCCTGCAATCTCGCCTGCGAGGGCTGTGGAAAGATCCAGCACCCGGCCGGGGTGCTCAAGCAGCGGATGCCGGTCGCCCAGGCCGTCGGCGCGGTGCTGGAGTCCGGCGCCCCCATGGTCTCCATCGCGGGCGGCGAACCGCTGATGCACCCGCAGATCGACGAGATCGTGCGCGAACTCGTGGCCCGGCGGAAATACGTCTTCCTCTGCACCAACGCCCTGCTGCTCCGCAAGAAGCTCGACAAGTTCACCCCGTCCCGCTACTTCGCCTTCGCCGTGCACATCGACGGACTGCGGGAGCGGCACGACGCGTCCGTCGCGAAGGAGGGCGTGTTCGACGAGGCGGTGGCGGCGATCAAGGAGGCCCAGGCGCGCGGCTTCCGGACCACCACCAACTCGACCTTCTTCAACACGGACACCCCCCAGACCGTCGTGGAAGTGCTCGACTACCTCAACGACGAGCTGCGGGTGGACCAGATGATGATCTCGCCCGCGTACGCCTATGAGAAGGCGCCCGACCAGGAGCACTTCCTCGGCGTCGAACAGACCCGGGAACTGTTCCGCCGGGCGTTCGCGAACGGCAACCGGCGGCGCTGGCGGCTCAACCACTCGCCGCTCTTCCTGGACTTCCTGGAGGGCAGGGCCGACTTCCCCTGCACGGCGTGGGCGATCCCCAACTACTCCCTCTTCGGCTGGCAGCGGCCCTGCTATCTGATGAGCGACGGCTATGTCCCCACCTACCGGCAGCTCGTCGAGGAGACCGACTGGGAGAAGTACGGACGGGGCCGCGACCCGCGCTGCGCCAACTGCATGGCGCACTGCGGCTACGAACCCACCGCCGTGCTCGCCACCATGGGTTCCCTCCGGGAGTCCCTGCGCGCGGCCCGCGAGACCGTGTCGGGGAACCGTGGCTGA
- the shc gene encoding squalene--hopene cyclase, whose amino-acid sequence MTATTDSDGGPLRPAATGTAADTAGRRPPVPGRPGAPGTPGLTETARWATTRSVEHLLGRQHSQGWWKGDLQTNVTMDAEDLLLRQFLGILDARTAEAAARFIRGEQRSDGAWATFHGGPGDLSTTVEAYVALRLAGDLPGDPHLAGASAWVRHHGGIAGTRVFTRIWLALFGWWPWDELPELPPELIFLPSWFPLNIYDFGCWARQTIVPLTVVSAMRPVRAAPFALDELHTDPANPRPPRPLAPATTWDGLFQRADRTLRRHRRLVPRRLRRAALAAAARWIVERQESDGCWGGIQPPAVYSLIALNLLGHDLDHPVLRSGIASLDRFAVWRPDGSRMVEACQSPVWDTALATVALADAGLPADHPALVRAAEWLLGEEVVRTGDWAVRRPGLAPGGWAFEFHNDTYPDIDDTAEVILALRRVSHPDPARVDAAVARAGRWTLGMQSAEGGWAAFDADNTSPFPDLLPFCDFGEVTDPPSADVTAHVVEMLAYEGRAHHPRARRGIDWLLERQESCGAWFGRWGTNYLYGTGAVVPALIAAGIPAAHPAVRRAVHWLVSVQNDDGGWGEDQRSYQEEGWAGRGASTASQTAWALLALLAAGERDGGAAERGVAYLAGTQRGDGSWDEPHYTGTGFPWDFSINYHLYRQVFPLTALGRYLHGEGAAAVAAPLRQGG is encoded by the coding sequence ATGACAGCGACGACCGATTCCGACGGCGGGCCCCTCAGGCCGGCGGCGACCGGCACGGCGGCGGACACGGCGGGCCGGCGGCCCCCCGTACCGGGCCGGCCGGGAGCGCCCGGCACCCCCGGGCTCACCGAGACGGCCCGATGGGCCACCACCCGTTCGGTCGAGCACCTGCTCGGCCGGCAGCACAGCCAGGGCTGGTGGAAGGGCGACCTCCAGACCAATGTGACGATGGACGCCGAGGATCTGCTGCTGCGGCAGTTCCTCGGCATCCTGGACGCCCGCACCGCCGAGGCCGCGGCCCGGTTCATCCGCGGCGAGCAGCGCTCCGACGGGGCGTGGGCCACCTTCCACGGCGGCCCCGGCGATCTGTCCACCACCGTCGAGGCGTATGTGGCCCTCCGGCTCGCCGGGGACCTGCCCGGGGACCCGCACCTGGCCGGTGCCTCCGCCTGGGTCCGCCACCACGGCGGCATCGCCGGGACCCGGGTCTTCACCCGGATCTGGCTGGCCCTCTTCGGCTGGTGGCCCTGGGACGAACTGCCCGAGCTGCCACCCGAGCTGATCTTCCTGCCCTCCTGGTTCCCGTTGAACATCTACGACTTCGGCTGCTGGGCCCGGCAGACGATCGTCCCGCTCACCGTCGTCTCCGCGATGCGGCCCGTGCGCGCCGCGCCCTTCGCCCTGGACGAGCTGCACACCGACCCCGCGAACCCCCGGCCGCCGCGCCCGCTCGCCCCGGCCACCACCTGGGACGGACTCTTCCAACGCGCGGACCGGACGCTGCGCCGCCACCGGCGGCTGGTGCCGCGCCGGCTGCGCCGGGCGGCCCTGGCCGCCGCCGCCCGCTGGATCGTGGAACGGCAGGAGAGCGACGGCTGCTGGGGCGGAATCCAGCCACCCGCCGTCTACTCCCTCATCGCCCTGAACCTCCTCGGCCACGATCTGGACCACCCGGTGCTCCGGTCCGGCATCGCCTCCCTGGACCGCTTCGCCGTGTGGCGCCCCGACGGCTCCCGGATGGTGGAGGCGTGTCAGTCGCCGGTCTGGGACACCGCCCTCGCCACCGTCGCCCTCGCCGACGCCGGGCTGCCCGCCGACCACCCGGCCCTGGTCCGGGCCGCCGAGTGGCTCCTCGGCGAGGAGGTCGTGCGGACCGGGGACTGGGCGGTGCGCCGCCCCGGACTCGCCCCCGGCGGCTGGGCCTTCGAGTTCCACAACGACACCTACCCCGACATCGACGACACCGCCGAGGTGATCCTCGCGCTGCGCCGGGTCAGCCATCCCGACCCCGCCCGGGTGGACGCCGCCGTCGCCCGCGCCGGGCGCTGGACGCTGGGCATGCAGTCGGCCGAGGGCGGCTGGGCCGCGTTCGACGCCGACAACACCAGCCCCTTCCCCGACCTGCTCCCGTTCTGCGACTTCGGCGAGGTGACCGACCCGCCGTCGGCCGACGTCACCGCGCATGTCGTGGAGATGCTGGCGTACGAGGGCCGCGCCCACCATCCGCGCGCCCGCCGGGGCATCGACTGGCTGCTGGAGCGGCAGGAGAGCTGCGGCGCCTGGTTCGGCCGCTGGGGCACCAACTACCTCTACGGGACGGGGGCGGTGGTCCCGGCCCTGATCGCGGCCGGAATCCCGGCGGCCCACCCGGCGGTGCGCCGCGCCGTGCACTGGCTGGTCTCCGTGCAGAACGACGACGGCGGCTGGGGCGAGGACCAGCGCTCCTACCAGGAGGAGGGCTGGGCGGGCCGCGGCGCGTCGACGGCGTCCCAGACGGCCTGGGCGCTGCTGGCGCTGCTCGCCGCCGGGGAGCGCGACGGCGGGGCGGCCGAGCGGGGCGTGGCGTATCTGGCCGGTACCCAGCGGGGCGACGGCTCCTGGGACGAGCCGCACTACACGGGGACCGGCTTCCCGTGGGACTTCTCCATCAACTACCACCTGTACCGGCAGGTCTTCCCGCTCACCGCGCTCGGCCGCTATCTGCACGGCGAGGGCGCGGCGGCCGTCGCCGCCCCTCTCCGGCAGGGCGGCTGA
- a CDS encoding polyprenyl synthetase family protein: MPSANPADDTAAGVDIAALLERGRAMSTPVLRAAVDRLASPMDTVAAYHFGWIDAQGRPADGDGGKAVRPALALLSAEAAGAPPEIGVPGAVAVELVHNFSLLHDDLMDGDEQRRHRDTVWKVHGPAQAILVGDALFALANEILLELDTVEAGRATRRLTTATLRLIDGQAQDISYEHRERVTVEECLEMEGNKTGALLACAVSIGAVLGGADDRTADALEAYGYHLGLAFQAVDDLLGIWGDPEATGKQTWSDLRQRKKSLPVVAALAAQGPASARLGELLAADAKSPDLDGFSEEEFATRAALIEEAGGREWTTQEARRQHAIAVAALDDVAMPGLVKAQLTALADFVVVRKR; this comes from the coding sequence GTGCCTTCGGCGAACCCGGCTGACGACACCGCGGCGGGCGTGGACATCGCCGCGCTGCTGGAACGCGGAAGAGCCATGTCGACGCCGGTGCTGCGCGCCGCCGTCGACCGGCTGGCCAGCCCCATGGACACCGTCGCGGCCTACCACTTCGGCTGGATCGACGCCCAGGGGCGGCCCGCCGACGGCGACGGCGGCAAGGCCGTGCGCCCCGCGCTCGCCCTGCTGTCCGCCGAGGCCGCGGGCGCCCCGCCCGAGATCGGCGTCCCCGGCGCCGTCGCCGTGGAGCTGGTGCACAACTTCTCGCTGCTGCACGACGACCTGATGGACGGCGACGAGCAGCGCCGCCACCGGGACACGGTGTGGAAGGTGCACGGGCCCGCGCAGGCGATCCTCGTCGGCGACGCCCTCTTCGCGCTCGCCAACGAGATCCTGCTGGAGCTGGACACGGTCGAGGCGGGCCGGGCCACCCGCCGCCTCACCACCGCGACCCTCCGCCTCATCGACGGCCAGGCCCAGGACATCTCCTACGAGCACCGCGAGCGGGTCACCGTCGAGGAGTGCCTGGAGATGGAGGGCAACAAGACGGGCGCGCTGCTCGCCTGCGCCGTCTCCATCGGCGCCGTGCTCGGCGGCGCGGACGACCGTACCGCCGACGCCCTGGAGGCGTACGGCTACCACCTCGGCCTTGCCTTCCAGGCCGTCGACGACCTGCTCGGCATCTGGGGCGACCCCGAGGCCACCGGCAAGCAGACCTGGAGCGATCTGCGCCAGCGCAAGAAGTCCCTGCCCGTCGTCGCCGCCCTCGCGGCCCAGGGCCCCGCCTCCGCCCGGCTGGGCGAACTGCTCGCGGCCGACGCCAAGAGCCCGGACCTCGACGGCTTCTCCGAGGAGGAGTTCGCCACCCGCGCGGCCCTGATCGAGGAGGCGGGCGGCCGGGAGTGGACCACCCAGGAGGCCCGCCGCCAGCACGCGATCGCCGTCGCCGCGCTCGACGACGTCGCCATGCCCGGCCTGGTCAAGGCCCAGCTCACCGCCCTCGCGGACTTCGTCGTCGTCCGCAAGCGGTGA